Genomic window ([Empedobacter] haloabium):
TAGCGCCCCTGGTGCACCGCCTTGACGTCGATGCCCATCCAGCGCGGCTGCTCCGGCGTGGCCTTCGGGTCGTAGTACGGACTCTTGGGATCGAACTGGGTGGCATCGGGATACGGCGCGCTGACGATTTCGGCCAGCCCGGCGACGCCGGGCACGGCGCAGCTGGAGTGGTAGAACAGCACGCCGTCGCCCACCTTCATGCCGTCGCGGATGAAATTGCGAGCCTGGTAGTTGCGCACGCCGTACCACGACGTCACCTGGCCGGGCGACGCCAGCACGTCGTCGAAACTGACGTCGTCGGGTTCGGACTTCATCAACCAGTACTGCCTGGCCATCGGCGCTCCCTCGCGAAAAGACGGACGAAAAAAAACGGTGGCGCATCCTTCGATGCCGCCAACCGCTTCGGTACTACAAATAAGGCCCCGCCTGTGCCGCTATGCCGGCATCCCGAACCTTACGGTTCAAGGTGGTCACAGTCAGTTCAACTTCGGGTTCATCGGACTAGCGACGCTCACGCCCGTCGAACTATGTTCCGCAACC
Coding sequences:
- a CDS encoding EVE domain-containing protein, translated to MKSEPDDVSFDDVLASPGQVTSWYGVRNYQARNFIRDGMKVGDGVLFYHSSCAVPGVAGLAEIVSAPYPDATQFDPKSPYYDPKATPEQPRWMGIDVKAVHQGRYVDLKELRSHPELEHMRLLAKGSRLSVMPVEPAEWRFIVKLIG